The Listeria monocytogenes genome window below encodes:
- a CDS encoding C39 family peptidase, producing MGTFFNKWGKWILVIGLVFSVFSVSTAGQAAAKETVINKQMVTTASLNVRSTNATSGKVIGWLKTNTKFKAIAKTSNNWYRFSFKGKNGYVSGKYVKAVTTAPAPKPSTPKIVQMNVPLIVQRPQLPTGCEITNIAMMLRYAGKNVDKVKLAKEMKRHKSNPNYGFVGNPFSKSGWTIYPPALVNQVKKYTGTAKNMTGTNLTGIKNQLNKKRPVVAWVSNFHGFSVHAITITGYDKNNFYYNDSWSGQKNARISQSYFNTCWSKQAKRAISY from the coding sequence ATGGGGACTTTTTTTAATAAATGGGGGAAATGGATACTTGTTATTGGTTTAGTTTTTAGTGTATTTAGTGTTTCTACAGCAGGTCAGGCGGCGGCAAAAGAGACGGTGATCAACAAGCAGATGGTAACAACTGCAAGCCTTAATGTTCGCTCAACTAACGCAACTTCTGGGAAAGTTATTGGTTGGCTTAAGACTAATACAAAATTCAAAGCCATCGCAAAAACATCGAATAACTGGTATCGATTTAGTTTTAAAGGGAAAAATGGCTACGTATCTGGGAAATACGTCAAGGCCGTAACTACCGCACCGGCACCAAAACCTTCAACGCCAAAAATCGTGCAAATGAACGTACCTTTAATCGTTCAACGTCCACAATTGCCAACGGGTTGCGAGATTACAAATATTGCGATGATGCTGCGCTACGCTGGAAAAAATGTTGATAAAGTCAAACTTGCCAAAGAAATGAAACGTCATAAGTCCAATCCAAATTATGGTTTTGTCGGGAATCCGTTCTCTAAAAGTGGCTGGACGATTTATCCTCCCGCTTTAGTAAACCAAGTGAAAAAATATACTGGCACTGCGAAGAATATGACTGGAACGAATTTAACTGGTATTAAAAATCAGCTGAATAAAAAACGTCCGGTCGTAGCTTGGGTTAGTAATTTCCACGGTTTTTCCGTTCACGCGATTACTATTACAGGTTATGATAAAAACAATTTTTACTATAACGACAGCTGGTCTGGTCAAAAAAATGCGCGAATTTCGCAAAG
- a CDS encoding GntR family transcriptional regulator, with protein sequence MAEPKYAIIINDIKRLISDGTFKPGEKIYSEDELKKKYNVSNTTVVRALHELVRAGILARYQGKGTYVSKSIINEEVIFNEYTTVPNGKFNRKTKIANEHTRVVAINEIQDARIAKNLQIPPENMIVHFQRIRLIDDVPWTVQNNYMAKSNLINVDLTNLERFNSLSEVIKELYGINILHEAMKERIQVEFPVKDKNNFKLLEIDTELPLYHIERITYVPEGKPYEYIESYLRHNFYSIEIEKKKQ encoded by the coding sequence ATGGCAGAACCAAAATACGCTATTATAATTAATGATATCAAGCGATTAATTAGTGACGGAACTTTTAAGCCCGGGGAAAAAATTTATTCAGAAGATGAACTGAAAAAGAAATACAATGTTAGTAATACGACAGTTGTTCGCGCTTTACATGAATTAGTAAGAGCTGGGATTTTAGCACGTTATCAAGGAAAAGGCACATACGTTAGTAAATCCATTATTAACGAAGAAGTTATTTTTAATGAATATACAACAGTGCCGAACGGAAAATTCAATCGCAAAACAAAAATTGCTAACGAACATACAAGAGTCGTTGCAATTAATGAAATTCAGGATGCGCGAATTGCTAAAAATTTACAAATCCCACCTGAAAACATGATTGTTCATTTCCAACGAATCCGTCTCATTGATGATGTTCCTTGGACCGTTCAAAATAACTATATGGCAAAATCCAATTTGATCAACGTAGACTTAACGAATCTTGAGAGGTTTAATTCTTTATCTGAGGTTATTAAAGAGCTTTATGGCATTAATATTTTGCACGAAGCGATGAAAGAGCGGATTCAAGTCGAATTTCCAGTAAAAGATAAAAATAATTTTAAATTACTCGAAATTGATACCGAATTACCACTTTATCACATTGAAAGAATAACTTATGTGCCAGAGGGGAAACCCTATGAATATATTGAAAGCTATTTACGGCATAATTTTTACTCTATTGAAATTGAAAAGAAAAAACAATAG
- a CDS encoding PTS sugar transporter subunit IIA produces the protein MDYIIAAHGRYAQEVKNSCQMITGQTTNIRAITFTEEMGVTDVLDAYTDVYLPGNETAIIVDIVGGTPCNAAQIFSAKHPEVKVLSGLSLGLIIPLSLGESLEEAMLGAKENIQFVGLKASHMIVSDEGEEED, from the coding sequence TTGGATTATATTATCGCAGCACATGGCCGGTACGCGCAGGAAGTGAAAAATAGCTGCCAGATGATTACTGGCCAAACAACCAATATCAGAGCAATTACTTTTACGGAAGAAATGGGGGTGACAGATGTATTAGACGCCTACACGGACGTTTACTTACCAGGAAATGAAACCGCTATCATTGTTGATATTGTTGGTGGTACACCGTGTAATGCGGCTCAAATTTTTAGTGCGAAACATCCAGAAGTCAAAGTTTTATCAGGTTTGTCGCTCGGATTAATCATTCCACTTAGCCTTGGAGAAAGTTTGGAGGAAGCAATGCTTGGGGCAAAAGAAAATATTCAATTTGTGGGATTAAAAGCGAGTCATATGATTGTAAGTGATGAAGGGGAGGAAGAGGACTGA
- a CDS encoding PTS system mannose/fructose/N-acetylgalactosamine-transporter subunit IIB, whose product MGSNGIKHVRVDERLIHGQVATMWTNTIKATRIMIVDDAVVKNEMEKVALKTAAPAGVKLSILTVKGAANNINNDKYAGQQVFLIVKSPHALRGLVDAGVELPQINVGNMSTKAGSRQIKKSVSVTDENLEDFDYLLQKGIKITAQMVPSEDAVEFASLLKK is encoded by the coding sequence ATGGGAAGTAACGGAATTAAACACGTACGCGTAGATGAGAGATTAATTCACGGACAAGTAGCAACAATGTGGACCAATACAATAAAAGCAACGCGAATTATGATTGTTGACGATGCTGTTGTAAAAAATGAAATGGAAAAAGTTGCCTTAAAAACCGCAGCACCGGCTGGTGTCAAACTAAGTATTCTGACAGTAAAAGGCGCAGCAAATAATATCAATAATGATAAATACGCAGGTCAGCAAGTTTTCTTAATCGTAAAATCACCTCATGCTCTTCGCGGTTTAGTGGATGCAGGCGTAGAACTTCCCCAAATCAATGTTGGAAATATGTCGACTAAAGCGGGGAGCCGCCAAATCAAAAAATCAGTTAGCGTGACAGATGAAAATTTGGAAGATTTTGATTATTTATTGCAAAAAGGCATTAAAATCACTGCTCAAATGGTTCCGAGTGAAGATGCGGTTGAATTTGCAAGTTTATTAAAAAAATAA
- a CDS encoding PTS mannose/fructose/sorbose/N-acetylgalactosamine transporter subunit IIC, producing the protein MDLAVWQIILLVILAACTILDALTLVIGLNFPVITGTLAGIIMGDMVLGLAIGATLQLMVLGVGTYGGASIPDFTTGAIVGTVFAVLSGQDAEFAIGLAIPVGLLMVQLDILARFTNTFFLHRIDSNIASGNLSAVKRNIWYGALPWALSRAVPVFIMLTFGQSVVDFILNEIPEWLMGGLRVAGGILPVVGIAILLRYLPTNKFVAYLIIGFVAAAYLKVPMLGVALIGVALAIIYFKQNFKNPVAAGANGVALVGEENEDGEYED; encoded by the coding sequence ATGGATTTAGCAGTTTGGCAGATTATATTGTTAGTTATACTTGCAGCTTGTACCATTCTTGATGCTTTAACTTTAGTAATAGGACTTAATTTCCCTGTCATAACAGGAACGCTCGCTGGAATCATTATGGGTGACATGGTGCTCGGACTTGCGATTGGTGCAACATTACAGCTGATGGTTTTAGGTGTCGGCACATACGGCGGGGCATCGATTCCTGACTTTACAACGGGAGCAATCGTCGGAACAGTTTTTGCCGTTTTGTCAGGTCAGGATGCGGAATTTGCGATTGGACTTGCAATTCCAGTGGGACTTTTAATGGTTCAATTAGATATTTTAGCAAGATTTACGAATACATTTTTCTTACACCGGATTGATTCTAACATCGCTTCGGGCAACCTTTCGGCGGTTAAAAGGAACATTTGGTACGGAGCTTTACCATGGGCTTTATCACGCGCAGTTCCCGTATTTATCATGTTGACTTTTGGACAAAGCGTGGTTGATTTTATTCTTAACGAAATTCCAGAATGGCTAATGGGCGGTCTTCGTGTAGCGGGTGGAATTCTTCCGGTAGTTGGTATCGCGATTCTCCTTCGTTACTTACCAACAAACAAATTTGTCGCTTATTTAATTATCGGATTTGTAGCAGCAGCTTATCTAAAAGTACCAATGCTAGGCGTAGCGCTAATTGGTGTAGCATTAGCAATCATCTACTTCAAACAAAATTTCAAAAATCCAGTAGCTGCAGGAGCAAATGGTGTAGCGCTAGTTGGGGAGGAGAATGAAGATGGCGAATACGAAGACTGA
- a CDS encoding PTS system mannose/fructose/sorbose family transporter subunit IID, with translation MKMANTKTEQDFEKVLKRRDLIAANFRWLFASQICWNYERMMSTGYLYSILPTLRKLYKTDDDLKDMMNMHNQFFNTNPMVGGLILGMDMAIEEREKKASKEVVTGLKTGLMGPFAGVGDTIFGVILPTIFGSIAAYMGLQGNVTGVVIWVLVNILVVGARFTLLPLGYKQGAKLVTEFADRLNALTDAAILLGVTVVGALIPTVIKATVPFVYKSGKVELKMQDMLDQIMPSLVPVLLVALIYALLGHKKMTSTKAILLVMVIAIILFNLKILG, from the coding sequence ATGAAGATGGCGAATACGAAGACTGAGCAGGATTTTGAAAAAGTCCTCAAGAGACGCGATTTAATAGCAGCAAACTTTCGTTGGTTGTTTGCCAGCCAAATCTGTTGGAACTATGAGCGAATGATGTCGACTGGTTATCTTTATAGTATTTTGCCAACGCTTCGGAAACTGTATAAAACAGACGATGATTTAAAAGATATGATGAATATGCACAACCAATTTTTCAATACGAATCCGATGGTTGGTGGTTTGATTTTAGGAATGGATATGGCGATTGAAGAACGAGAAAAGAAAGCATCCAAAGAGGTCGTAACCGGTTTGAAGACTGGATTAATGGGACCGTTTGCGGGTGTTGGTGATACCATTTTCGGAGTTATTTTGCCGACGATTTTCGGATCAATTGCAGCGTATATGGGACTTCAAGGTAATGTGACAGGTGTAGTTATCTGGGTATTAGTTAATATTTTAGTGGTTGGAGCTAGATTCACTTTACTTCCACTTGGATACAAGCAAGGTGCGAAGCTAGTCACGGAATTTGCAGACAGACTTAACGCGTTAACCGATGCAGCGATTCTTCTCGGGGTCACGGTCGTTGGGGCTTTAATACCAACTGTCATCAAAGCAACCGTGCCATTTGTTTATAAATCAGGAAAAGTAGAACTCAAAATGCAAGACATGCTGGATCAAATCATGCCGTCACTCGTTCCTGTCTTACTCGTGGCACTAATCTATGCACTCTTAGGCCACAAAAAAATGACATCTACGAAAGCAATTTTATTAGTAATGGTAATTGCGATTATTTTATTCAACCTAAAAATTCTAGGTTAA
- a CDS encoding SIS domain-containing protein: MGLTFFDKARELTDELEKTQAENIHQAAKLVADSIMNDGIIQAFGSGHSYAAAIEVCGRAGGLIPSKVIMDPAGGYYESIEGVGSLLTHRLQAKPNDIFFLISNSGRNPMGIELAEWIKSQGCKLIVVTALDASQTAASRHSSGKLLYEFADVILDNRSVQGDAALELDGLEGKVCGTSSFSAVLLLQQTIYEAVELMLEKGYTPPVYRSANIDGGYEYNFAIEDKFADRIFHL; encoded by the coding sequence ATGGGCTTAACATTTTTTGACAAAGCGCGTGAATTAACGGACGAACTGGAAAAGACACAGGCGGAAAACATTCATCAAGCAGCAAAACTAGTAGCAGATAGCATTATGAATGACGGGATTATTCAAGCATTTGGTAGTGGGCATTCATATGCCGCAGCCATTGAAGTATGTGGAAGAGCAGGAGGACTTATTCCATCAAAAGTAATTATGGATCCAGCTGGAGGCTACTATGAATCCATTGAGGGTGTAGGTTCTTTATTAACTCATAGATTGCAAGCAAAACCAAATGATATCTTCTTCCTTATATCTAATTCGGGCCGTAATCCGATGGGAATCGAACTTGCAGAATGGATCAAATCACAGGGCTGTAAATTGATTGTTGTAACGGCACTTGATGCCTCGCAAACGGCAGCTTCCAGACACTCTTCTGGCAAATTGTTGTACGAGTTTGCGGATGTTATTTTAGATAATCGCTCGGTTCAAGGGGATGCGGCACTTGAATTAGATGGTTTGGAAGGAAAAGTATGCGGAACCTCTTCATTCTCAGCCGTTCTGCTTCTCCAACAAACAATTTATGAAGCGGTAGAACTCATGCTTGAAAAAGGCTACACACCACCAGTTTATCGCAGTGCAAATATTGATGGTGGCTACGAATACAATTTTGCTATTGAAGATAAGTTCGCTGATCGGATTTTCCACTTATAA
- a CDS encoding copper homeostasis protein CutC codes for MLLKEACIENITNLVNVIEAGANRVELCDNLAEGGTSVSYGVAKYVVKICHEQNVSVMAMVRPRKGNFVYTKEEISVMIDDILMYKKMAVDGVVFGCITDAGLLDKPATNELLKAAENLEVTFHMAFDELVETEKLPAIDWLAEQGVTRILTHGGDGAKLPEETFVQWQKYIDYAAGRIIILPGGGIKSHNMEWIKKETGAVEIHGTDLFGER; via the coding sequence ATGCTTTTAAAAGAAGCCTGTATTGAAAATATTACTAATCTGGTAAATGTTATTGAAGCTGGAGCTAATCGAGTGGAACTTTGTGATAATCTAGCGGAGGGCGGAACATCGGTTAGCTACGGGGTTGCGAAATATGTGGTGAAAATTTGCCACGAACAAAATGTAAGTGTAATGGCAATGGTCCGTCCCCGAAAAGGCAATTTTGTTTATACAAAAGAAGAAATTTCAGTTATGATTGATGATATTTTGATGTACAAGAAAATGGCAGTTGATGGCGTGGTTTTTGGCTGTATTACGGATGCAGGATTGCTAGATAAACCAGCCACAAATGAATTATTGAAAGCCGCAGAAAATCTGGAAGTAACTTTTCACATGGCGTTTGATGAGTTAGTAGAAACAGAAAAATTACCTGCAATAGACTGGTTAGCTGAGCAAGGCGTTACGCGAATTCTTACGCACGGTGGTGACGGCGCTAAACTTCCCGAAGAAACTTTTGTTCAGTGGCAAAAATATATTGATTACGCAGCGGGACGAATCATTATTTTACCAGGTGGAGGAATTAAATCGCACAATATGGAATGGATTAAAAAAGAAACAGGAGCGGTTGAAATACATGGCACTGACTTGTTTGGGGAGCGCTAA
- a CDS encoding beta-glucoside-specific PTS transporter subunit IIABC, with product MKYEQLAKDILKNVGGKENINSVFHCITRLRFKLKDENIANTKEIEKLDGVISVIKSGGQYQVVIGNHVPDVFKAVLEVGGIAAEGDDSSAPASGNIFNRFIDMISGVFTPVLGVLAATGMIKGFTAMFAAFGWITVTSGTYQLLYAIGDCLFYFFPIFLGYTAMKKFGGNIFIGMAIGASLVYPTLAGISAGDPIYTLFQGTIFESPIHVTFLGIPVILMSYASSVIPIILATYFGSKVEKGFKKIIPDVIKTFVVPFCTLLLVVPLTFLVIGPIATWAGQLLGAGTIWIYNLSPVVAGLILGGFWQVFVIFGLHWGLIPVAINNLTTLGADPVLAMMFGASFAQIGAVLAVFFKTKNTKLKSLSIPAFISGIFGVTEPAIYGVTLPLKKPFIMSCIAGGIGGGIIGFASAKAYIMGGLGIFGLPNFIQPGAGISAAFWWVIAAMVISFILGFILTYVAGFKDPAEAVVEPSNTVEGETLIERETIPAPVVGEIVTLADVKDEAFSSGALGKGVAIIPTVGRVVAPAAGTVTTIFPTGHAIGITTKDGAEVLIHIGMDTVQLEGKFFTAHVKQGDVIEKGQLLTEFDIEGIKAAGYDVTTPVVVTNSNQYLDVMITDAKEAKLEERLITLVI from the coding sequence ATGAAATATGAACAGTTAGCAAAAGACATCTTGAAAAATGTCGGCGGAAAAGAAAATATTAACAGTGTTTTCCATTGTATTACCAGACTTCGGTTTAAACTGAAAGATGAGAATATTGCGAACACAAAAGAAATTGAAAAGCTTGATGGAGTAATCTCCGTAATTAAAAGCGGTGGTCAATATCAAGTAGTTATTGGTAACCATGTACCAGACGTATTTAAAGCAGTATTAGAAGTTGGTGGGATTGCAGCTGAAGGAGACGATAGTAGCGCTCCAGCAAGTGGTAACATCTTCAACCGCTTCATTGATATGATTTCTGGCGTATTTACACCAGTTCTAGGTGTATTAGCCGCAACAGGTATGATTAAAGGTTTCACAGCAATGTTTGCAGCATTTGGTTGGATTACAGTTACTTCAGGTACTTACCAACTACTTTATGCAATTGGGGATTGTTTATTCTACTTCTTCCCAATCTTCCTAGGTTACACAGCAATGAAAAAATTCGGCGGAAACATATTTATCGGGATGGCAATTGGTGCTTCCCTAGTTTATCCAACACTTGCAGGTATTTCAGCAGGTGACCCAATTTACACACTTTTCCAAGGAACAATTTTTGAATCTCCAATTCACGTAACATTCTTAGGAATTCCAGTTATCTTGATGTCTTATGCATCTTCTGTTATTCCAATTATTTTAGCAACATACTTTGGTTCAAAAGTAGAAAAAGGCTTCAAAAAAATCATTCCAGATGTAATTAAAACTTTCGTAGTTCCATTCTGTACATTATTATTAGTAGTTCCACTTACTTTCCTTGTAATCGGACCAATCGCAACTTGGGCTGGTCAACTACTTGGAGCAGGAACAATTTGGATTTACAACTTAAGCCCAGTAGTTGCTGGTTTAATCTTAGGTGGTTTCTGGCAAGTATTCGTTATCTTTGGACTTCACTGGGGTCTTATTCCAGTGGCAATCAACAACTTAACAACACTTGGAGCAGATCCAGTACTTGCAATGATGTTCGGTGCTTCTTTTGCCCAAATCGGTGCAGTATTAGCAGTATTCTTCAAAACTAAAAATACAAAACTTAAATCTCTTAGTATTCCAGCATTTATTTCCGGTATCTTTGGTGTAACTGAGCCAGCGATTTACGGGGTTACTTTACCACTGAAAAAACCATTCATCATGAGCTGTATCGCTGGTGGTATTGGCGGCGGAATCATTGGTTTTGCAAGTGCAAAAGCTTATATCATGGGTGGACTTGGAATCTTCGGTCTTCCTAACTTCATTCAACCAGGCGCTGGTATTTCAGCTGCATTTTGGTGGGTAATTGCTGCAATGGTTATCAGCTTTATCCTTGGTTTCATCTTAACTTATGTAGCAGGATTCAAAGATCCAGCTGAAGCAGTAGTAGAACCATCTAACACAGTAGAAGGCGAAACTTTAATCGAACGTGAAACAATTCCAGCTCCAGTAGTTGGCGAAATCGTAACTTTAGCAGACGTAAAAGACGAAGCATTTTCATCCGGTGCACTTGGAAAAGGTGTTGCAATCATCCCAACTGTTGGACGTGTAGTAGCTCCAGCAGCAGGAACAGTAACAACTATCTTCCCAACTGGCCATGCAATCGGTATTACAACTAAAGACGGTGCAGAAGTATTAATCCACATCGGTATGGATACAGTTCAACTAGAAGGTAAATTCTTCACAGCACACGTGAAACAAGGCGACGTAATCGAAAAAGGTCAATTACTAACTGAATTTGATATTGAAGGCATCAAAGCTGCTGGATATGACGTTACAACTCCAGTAGTAGTAACCAACTCCAATCAATATTTAGACGTAATGATTACAGATGCAAAAGAAGCAAAACTAGAAGAACGTTTAATCACACTAGTAATTTAA
- a CDS encoding S66 peptidase family protein, which yields MLVKGDTVGIICCSDGRKKEDENRIAQLEQVLKTEFSLQVIFAETIFQKAESPFSGTPQDRAIELMKLYQRSDVQIIFDISGGDAANQVLPYLDFDIIRNAQKPFVGYSDLTVILNAIYTKTEQLGYNYQLLNLVGKDSELQQSYFRNTFFENRLLISGEQLNEFAWRDGDVIGGNIRCFLKLAGTDFMPDFTNKIILLESLGGKEAKIASYVAQLEQLGAFSKCLGIIVGQHSEAEENGEYERIGCLYQQIGWKYKLPIFRTSEIGHSVDAKPCLIGAKVNVSRETLTNF from the coding sequence ATGCTAGTAAAAGGCGATACAGTGGGTATTATTTGTTGTTCTGATGGTCGAAAAAAAGAAGATGAGAACAGAATTGCGCAGCTTGAGCAAGTGCTAAAAACAGAATTTAGCTTACAAGTAATTTTTGCTGAAACTATTTTTCAAAAAGCTGAATCGCCATTTAGCGGTACTCCGCAAGATCGTGCGATAGAACTGATGAAATTATACCAGCGTTCAGATGTGCAAATAATCTTTGATATTTCTGGTGGAGATGCAGCCAATCAAGTATTGCCTTATCTTGATTTTGATATTATCCGAAATGCGCAAAAGCCGTTTGTTGGCTATAGTGATCTAACGGTAATTTTGAATGCTATTTATACGAAAACAGAACAACTGGGTTATAATTATCAATTGCTTAATTTAGTCGGCAAAGATAGTGAGTTGCAGCAGAGTTATTTTAGAAATACCTTTTTTGAAAATCGTTTATTAATTAGCGGAGAGCAGCTTAATGAGTTTGCGTGGCGTGATGGCGATGTTATTGGAGGAAACATTCGCTGCTTTTTAAAGTTAGCAGGAACAGATTTTATGCCTGATTTCACCAATAAAATAATTTTGTTAGAAAGTCTCGGTGGGAAAGAGGCGAAGATTGCATCATATGTGGCTCAATTAGAGCAATTAGGAGCGTTTTCTAAATGTTTAGGCATTATTGTGGGGCAACATTCAGAAGCAGAGGAAAACGGTGAATATGAAAGAATTGGTTGCTTATATCAACAAATTGGTTGGAAGTATAAGTTGCCGATTTTCCGAACAAGCGAAATAGGGCATAGTGTAGATGCAAAACCATGCTTAATTGGTGCAAAAGTTAATGTTTCACGTGAAACATTAACAAATTTTTAA